The sequence below is a genomic window from Sinorhizobium terangae.
CGAGGTTTTCGCTGGCGGAGCGATCATTGCCGGGCTCCCATACGCAACCGCGCTGACCCTCTCGCAGGCATTCGAGCGGATGCGCGGGCACGGCATGCCGTCGACGCGAGAACTGCGCGCCAAAGTTCTGTCGGCATCCAGCCATACGGGACCATGGCCGACAATCTCCGTCTGGCATGGAACGAGGGACAGCACTGTTGCCGAAGTGAACGCGCGCGCAATCGTCGAACAGTGGCGCGGCGTGCATGGCTTGGGCGAGGCGCCGACGGTCACTGAAACGATAGACGGGCAGACGCGCAAGGTCTGGAAGGACAATGACGGACGGCAGGTCGTCACTCTCTATAGCATCGAAGGCATGGGGCACGGGCTGCCGCTTGATCTGGCGAGTGGCTATGGAAAGCGCGGTCCCTACATGCTCGACGTTGGTATATCGTCAACCGCCCATATTGCCTATTCATGGGGATTGACGCGAAAACTGACGAGAGACCGACGTGACGAGGCAAAGCCGACGCATCCACTCTACATGCGGATCGTTCACGCTCGGCTCAGAACAAAATCCTGAAAGTCATCGCCGACGCTCTTCGATCGGCCGGGCTGATGCCGAAACAGACTCCGTCTGATTTTCTGGCCTCTGATACTGCGGTGACCACCCGCGCGCGAGCCCGCGGCTCATGAACTGCTCAGCGACTGCAAGCTGCTCGCGCAGATGCTTGCAGTCGAGCAGCAGTGTGGCGATCGCTGCGCGCGGATCTTCATCGTGCCAGGCGAGGGCGGCTTCGACCTCCCAATCGAGATCGGCGCTCTTCGCCTTTATTTCTGGGGCGGTCATTGTAATTTCAGGCTTAGCTGGATGCTGCGTTGGGGGATCGTCAAGGGTTTGCCGGTCTCAATCCGCCCAACCACCTCCTTGCGCCGCGCTGCCTCGCGCTCTCTTTTTGCGCGCAAAGCCGCCACGATGGAGTGAGCGCGCTCGATCACGTCTTCCGCATTGGTCATGAGAACCTCATTCTTCTCATCTGCCAATGACGTCAAGGGCTAACACTCCCCGGCATTTGAGGCGCCGGAGGAGCTCGTCGCCCATCAGGCCCTCATGCAAGGAACGGAAGCCTGGCAATTCATGGACGGCGAAAAGATCATTACCGGGGGCGCTTCAAGGCCGACAACGCCCGGGCTCTCCCCGCCGCCGCATTGGCTGGGGGTAGCTTGGATCCCCGATGGCGTGACCCGTGAATATGCAGCATCCGGCGCGCTGGTTCCGGTCATGACACGCTATCCACCACCTCTGCCGGCATATATGTCATCCGCCCGTCGGGGCAGCATCCCGCAAAGAAGATACGTGTCTCACAGAAATGCTGATCGAGTGTTTCGAGGAGGCTCCGACCCCTGTGGGCGTCGGTCGCTCCGCGATGTCAGGGCCTAAAATCGCCGTGAAACCAAACTGAGATCAAGAAGGCTCCAAATCTGCAAGGTAATGCTCTCTTTGAATATCCTCTTCCTACAGGAAAACCCATGACGCACGCGTCGAGGGCTCGAAGGATTAAACTAGGGGCCTGGGGAGGCAAACTAGTCGTGACTGAAGCCCCCGCCACCAGTAGAGGGAGAGGACTTCCGGTTTGAAAGTTCGTTAAGAGCCACGCAAGCCCTGCAAAGGCCTACGCCGCTCGTACGTCACGCGCCAGCCTTCGGGTGCATTTGTCGGCGTGATCACCAACTGGTCTTCCGTCACTTCAAAATTCCGCTCGAGCCGTTGTCCGATAAGGTTGCGAACGAGCGATGAACACACCGTGATGGCAAACGTCTTTTTCGCTTGGTCGATTTCGACCGGGCCATAATAGGCCTCATAGCCATTTGCCATGCAAGGCGTCGGCTCCGCCGCAGCGTCCGGGTTCATGGCCTGCACGGATAGTGTGCCGCTTTTCGAGAGGATCACCTGTCCGGAATACGGAATCTGTTCTGTCTGCCGCTCGCGTCGGTGACCTGAAGGGAGGTCATGTTCCACGCACCAACGAACCCTTTTCGTCGTTGGCGAGGGCCGGGGACAACACGGCCATAAGCTCACAAGGGATTGACGCAACGCCCGTTGCAGAAGATCGCATAATGTATCGGCTGGAATGTGCCGTACTTGGGGGACAGGGTCAGGCTATGCTGCGCTATCGATTTCCGGGATCAACTCCAGTTCGCGATGAAGTGCTATTTCCTCTGTCTTGAGGTTGAAGCTGGTCTGCATGTTCATCCAAAACTCCGGCGTTGTGCGGAAGTATTTGGCGAGGCGCAAAGCGGTATCCGTCGTTATCGGTGTTTGCTCCGCCGCTATGCGTTCGATGCGGGTGCGAGGAACATTGAGCTTTTTCGCCAGTGCACCAGCGCTCATGTTAAGGGGACGTAGGTACTCCTCGCGTAGGATTTCGCCCGGATGGACCGGCGGAAGGATATGGGTCATCTCAAGCTCCCTGTGCCACGATTGGCGTTTAATGGTAGTCAACTATTTCGACGTCTTCGATACCGGCATCTGTCCATACGAAGCATATACGCCACTGATCATTGATCCGGATCGAGTGTTGGCCTTCTCTATCGCCCTTCAGCGCTTCAAGTCGATTTCCCGGAGGGGAACGCAGGTCGTCAAGAGCGGCAGCACTTTCAGGATCGTCAATTTACGAACGGCCGACCTCACGATGTCTGAAGGAAAGCCTTTTGGTGCTTTGCCGCGCGCAACGGCTTCGGTTTTGGCGTCCTTAAATGACCTGATCACGTCCGGCTTTTTATGCTTGTATCATATGGTGATACTGGTGAAAGTCAACCAATATGTATCATTGCACGATACAGATTCGCAATCGCGATCCTTTTTACGCCATCCGAAAATGGCCGATCTTCGGTTCGATACCGTTGTTCAAGGCGAGGGATAGGAGCCGACATCTCGGGTGGCGGCGTATCGTCGGCTTCCGGTCGTCTCAGTCGGGTGGAAAACTTGGAGAGCAACCCAACGAGTGACAGCAATCCGCGCGAGAAGCCGACATTTCCCCACCCCCGCCTTGAAGAGTCGAACTGTCGCGCTGGCGACTCGCATGCTGAACAGTGGCCTTGAGGAGGGGCCGGGGCTTCATCGATTTGCATAAAAAACGCCGTTGAGCTCATTCCTCCCGCATCGCCCGGGCGATCTGGTCGGCCAGCGGCTTGACGAGGTAGGAGAGCGCCGTGCGCTCGCCAGTCTGGATGAACGCCTCGACCGGCATGCCGGCGTGCAGGACGAGGCTGCCGAGCTTGTGGAGCTCGGCCGCGGAAATCCGGATGCGCGCGGCGTACCACGCCTCGCCGGTCTGCGGGTTGGTGCTGAGGTTAGCGGCAATCGTCTGCACTTCGCCGATGATCTCCGGCGTCGTGCGCTGGTTGAAGGCAGAGAAGCGCAAGGTGGCCTTCTGCCCGAGATGCAGCTGATCGATATCGGCCGGCTGCATTTTCGCCTCGACGACGAGGCTGTCGTTGACGGGAACAATCTGCATCGCCGTTTCGCCGGGGGCGATGACGCCGCCGAACCGTGTGCACCGCAAGTTCGTGCACGATGCCGTTCTGCGGCGAGAGGATATCGATGCGCTTCAACTGGTCCTCGGCGGTAACCCGCTGCTCGGTGAGTTCCGCCAGCTTGTTGTCGACGTCGCGCAGTTCCGTTAGCACCTCGGAGCGGCGGTCCTGGTCGAGCTGCAGGACCTGCAGTTCGGTCTCCGTCGTCTGCGTCGCCGCGCGGGCGATCTCCGCCGTCAGTTGGCCGCGCTCGCCCGACAATTGCGCCTTCATCGGCTTGAGCTCGGCAAGCCGCGAGAACAGCGCCGGTCCCTGCGCGTGCAGGCTGGTAATGCCCGCGAGTTCCTCATCGATCAGCTTCAATTCGTCGTCCTTGGCGTCGCGGCGGGCCGTCAGTCCGTCGGCTTCCTGCGCCAGTTGATGCACCCGCTGGCTGAGCTGCGCTTTCTGGCCGTCGATCGTGCGTTTGCGGGCGTGGAACAGCGCCTTTTCCGCATTGACGTAGGCGGCGACCTCGGGATCGCCGAGTCTTGCCTGCAGTTCCTTCGACGGCGCCGGTTCCGCCGCCTCGTCGCGCTCGGCGGTCAGCCGCATGGCGCGCGCCTGCAACTGGTCGATCTGCTTGGTGATGACCGCCAGGTTGGCGCGGGTGACGGTGTCGTCGGGCCGGATCAGCAATTCGCCGGCCTTCACCTGCTGGCCGTCGCGCACCCGGATCTCGCCGACGATGCCGCCGTCGCGGTGCTGGATGCGCTTGACGTTGCCCTCGACGACAACGGTGCCTGCGCCGACGAAGGCGCCGGAGAGATTGCTCGTTGCCGCCCAGCCGCCAACGCCGAAGACGAGTACCGCGATCGAGACGCCGGCGATCAGCATGTGCGGGAGATGGCCTTGGCGGCGCGGCTTTCTGCTTTGGTGCTCATGCGGTCTCCGAAACGGCGTGGACGGTGGTCTTGCGCAGCACCTCGTCGCGCGGGCCGAAGGCGACGGCTCGGCCCTCGGCCATGAACAGGACCTGATCGACGGCGGCCAGGGCATTCGGCCGGTGGGCGATAACGACAACGATCGCGCCGGCCTTGCGGGCGGCGAGGATGGCATTGGTCAGCGCCGCCTCGCCCTCCGCGTCGAGGCTGGCATTCGGCTCGTCGAGCACCAGCAGGAACGGCTTGCCGTAGAGCGCCCGGGCGAGGCCGATGCGCTGGCGCTGGCCGGCCGACAGGATGGCGCCGGCAGCACCGATCCGGGTGTCGTA
It includes:
- a CDS encoding lipocalin-like domain-containing protein is translated as MEHDLPSGHRRERQTEQIPYSGQVILSKSGTLSVQAMNPDAAAEPTPCMANGYEAYYGPVEIDQAKKTFAITVCSSLVRNLIGQRLERNFEVTEDQLVITPTNAPEGWRVTYERRRPLQGLRGS
- a CDS encoding HigA family addiction module antitoxin → MTHILPPVHPGEILREEYLRPLNMSAGALAKKLNVPRTRIERIAAEQTPITTDTALRLAKYFRTTPEFWMNMQTSFNLKTEEIALHRELELIPEIDSAA
- a CDS encoding HlyD family secretion protein codes for the protein MQIVPVNDSLVVEAKMQPADIDQLHLGQKATLRFSAFNQRTTPEIIGEVQTIAANLSTNPQTGEAWYAARIRISAAELHKLGSLVLHAGMPVEAFIQTGERTALSYLVKPLADQIARAMREE